One genomic window of Halovivax cerinus includes the following:
- the rdfA gene encoding rod-determining factor RdfA, which yields MSETEHCCKVGAVAEAYRLSPGVSDESFDEQLANRWRGANGYPEASVRDLVTWMNTHLLRTCYTEHGRRTLEPHLESDYEVLRDETHEDHHAVLSDLAADGIDGDEVRGDFVSPATMYRHLTGCLDVEKEPVERDATQTLRNTLSYVENTAETHIGDLLSAWENEGAVPDATTADVAVRFYLECPTCSKQTDIRTVYRRGYVCDTHLSRDSAPPAEK from the coding sequence ATGTCCGAGACCGAACACTGCTGCAAAGTCGGGGCGGTCGCCGAGGCATATCGACTCTCACCGGGGGTGAGCGACGAGTCGTTCGACGAGCAACTGGCGAACCGGTGGCGCGGAGCGAACGGGTACCCCGAGGCGTCCGTCAGGGACCTGGTAACGTGGATGAACACACACCTCCTTCGGACGTGCTATACCGAACACGGGCGACGGACGCTCGAACCCCACCTCGAATCGGACTACGAGGTGCTCCGGGACGAGACGCACGAGGACCACCACGCAGTCCTCTCGGATCTGGCAGCCGACGGAATCGACGGCGACGAGGTACGGGGCGACTTCGTCTCGCCAGCGACGATGTATCGGCACCTGACGGGGTGTCTCGACGTCGAGAAAGAGCCAGTAGAGCGGGACGCGACACAGACCCTGCGGAACACGCTCTCGTACGTAGAAAACACCGCCGAAACGCACATCGGCGACCTCCTCTCCGCCTGGGAGAACGAGGGAGCCGTCCCGGACGCGACGACGGCCGACGTCGCCGTCCGATTCTACCTCGAGTGCCCGACGTGTTCGAAGCAAACGGACATCCGGACCGTCTACCGGCGCGGATACGTCTGTGACACTCACCTGTCGCGCGATTCCGCGCCTCCGGCCGAGAAGTGA
- a CDS encoding IclR family transcriptional regulator, producing MAEDSPAGEIKSVRRAIEILEWIHEHDGARLTELVDALGLARSTVHNHLTTLRELGYLTKEGNAYQLSLQFLHLGEHARHRKPGYSRAHSAVEQLASETNEEVDFTVPENGRMISVYHSVGDQHSSGLQVGRWFHMHSSAAGKAVLAEMPEADVDRIVERWGLPARTDKTITTRDALSEELETVSARGYAINDQELLDGYHSIGVAVEYPNGDVFGALTVGGPTYRIKTALKSTDILETLERAAETIEAGLTASADADGNWWRDESE from the coding sequence ATGGCCGAGGACTCCCCCGCCGGCGAGATCAAATCCGTCCGCCGGGCGATCGAGATACTGGAGTGGATCCACGAACACGACGGCGCGCGACTCACAGAACTCGTCGACGCGCTCGGGCTGGCGCGGAGTACGGTTCACAACCACCTGACGACGCTCAGGGAACTTGGGTACCTGACGAAGGAGGGGAACGCGTACCAGCTCAGTTTACAGTTCCTCCACCTCGGAGAGCACGCTCGCCACCGCAAGCCTGGCTACAGTCGCGCTCACAGCGCTGTCGAACAGCTGGCCTCCGAGACGAACGAGGAGGTGGACTTCACCGTCCCGGAGAACGGGCGCATGATCTCGGTCTACCACTCGGTCGGCGATCAACACTCCTCCGGACTCCAGGTCGGTCGGTGGTTCCACATGCACTCCTCCGCCGCCGGGAAGGCGGTCCTGGCCGAGATGCCCGAGGCGGACGTCGACCGAATCGTCGAGCGATGGGGCCTGCCCGCGCGCACGGACAAGACGATCACGACCCGCGACGCCCTCTCCGAGGAACTGGAGACCGTCAGCGCTCGCGGGTACGCGATCAACGACCAGGAACTGCTAGACGGCTACCACTCGATCGGTGTCGCGGTGGAGTACCCGAACGGGGACGTCTTCGGTGCCCTCACCGTCGGCGGCCCCACCTACCGCATCAAAACGGCGCTCAAATCGACCGACATCCTCGAGACGCTCGAACGCGCCGCCGAAACGATCGAAGCGGGACTCACCGCCAGCGCCGACGCGGACGGGAACTGGTGGCGAGACGAGTCCGAGTAG
- a CDS encoding proline dehydrogenase family protein, giving the protein MIPPLANNFVAGEELDEALSHATEQHRHGLGTIINLLGEHYTDPGPAHADTQVYVDAVERLSRLDGRVCLSVKPSQLGLDISDDFFRARLEEIVDAADGEQFVWIDMEDHETTDTTIDAYEDLSAASGGMVGVCIQANLKRTEDDLQRLADTAGKVRLVKGAYNEPSDIAYTEKSQVNEEYRRHLEYMFREFDDGIAVGSHDPEMIEYARDLHDTHGTPFEIQMLMGVREDAQRELAAEYDVWQYAPFGGKWFSYFYRRAMERKENALFAARAILGV; this is encoded by the coding sequence ATGATTCCGCCGTTAGCAAACAACTTTGTCGCGGGAGAGGAACTCGACGAGGCGCTGTCACACGCTACCGAACAACACCGGCACGGACTGGGGACCATCATCAATCTGCTCGGAGAACACTACACCGACCCGGGTCCGGCCCACGCGGATACGCAGGTGTACGTAGACGCCGTCGAACGCCTCTCTCGTCTCGACGGTCGCGTCTGTCTCTCCGTCAAACCGTCCCAGCTGGGGCTCGACATCTCCGACGACTTCTTTCGGGCCCGACTCGAGGAGATCGTCGACGCGGCGGACGGCGAGCAGTTCGTCTGGATCGACATGGAGGACCACGAGACGACCGACACGACCATCGACGCCTACGAGGACCTCTCGGCCGCGTCAGGGGGGATGGTCGGGGTGTGTATTCAGGCGAATCTCAAACGAACCGAAGACGACCTCCAGCGACTCGCCGACACGGCCGGTAAGGTCCGTCTCGTAAAGGGGGCGTACAACGAACCGTCCGACATCGCGTACACGGAGAAGTCACAGGTGAACGAGGAGTACAGGCGTCACCTCGAGTACATGTTTCGCGAGTTCGACGACGGGATCGCCGTCGGAAGCCACGATCCCGAGATGATCGAGTACGCCCGCGACCTCCACGACACGCACGGCACCCCGTTCGAAATACAGATGCTGATGGGTGTCCGGGAAGACGCACAGCGGGAACTCGCTGCGGAGTACGACGTCTGGCAGTACGCCCCGTTCGGAGGGAAGTGGTTCTCGTACTTCTACCGGCGTGCGATGGAGCGCAAAGAGAACGCGCTCTTCGCAGCGCGGGCAATCCTGGGTGTGTAA
- a CDS encoding hydantoinase/oxoprolinase family protein: MPDQLAVDIGGTFVDAVKFDPDEGIILEKTPTTPDEPEDGVLTSIDKVGAGLESAESFVHGTTLGINAYLEREGATTGIITNEGHEDVFEIGRINVPREQMYNIQYQKPETLVPRFRRVGVPGRLNAKGEELTPLDEEAVADASRTLVDEHDVESIAVAFLHSYENPAHEKRAAEIIRETVPEVSISVSSDISGELREYERTATTVMDAYIKPIFDSYVDRLSDGLAADGFDGEFFIARSGGGAFSAENAKTAPINTILSGPAGGLIGASYVSNVTSYDDLIAVDMGGTSLDTCVVQDGVPSVSYESSINEMPVQIPVYDIATIGSGGGSIAWNDNGLLRVGPKSAGADPGPICYGEGGTEPTVTDAAVALGYLSPELFLGGEMELAVDEAKAGIEETLGAPLGMSVEEASTGIFEVMFSNTIGAIRSSTVEKGLDPRDFSLFAYGGAGPMVIPSVAREMNAERTIVPQAPSVFSAWGMLMTDVVYNFSQTYMSALADASYDDVQGEFEALEAEGADRLHSEGFDDAQSSFERTAEMRYLGQEHSVEVDADDIADLDALADRFQAEHESRYGHRMEDPPELVHLRVRAAGETEKPAIEGESSGDESAHVGTQEAYCFAREERCEFDLVDRHALSTGDTVQGPAIIKEPTSTVVFHSDQRAEIDAFGQIIITQEDEQ; this comes from the coding sequence ATGCCAGATCAACTCGCAGTAGACATAGGTGGTACCTTCGTCGACGCCGTCAAGTTCGACCCCGACGAGGGCATCATCCTGGAGAAAACGCCGACGACACCGGACGAGCCGGAGGACGGAGTCCTGACGTCGATCGACAAGGTCGGGGCGGGTCTCGAGTCGGCCGAATCGTTCGTTCACGGGACGACGCTCGGGATCAACGCCTACCTCGAACGCGAGGGGGCGACGACCGGTATCATCACGAACGAGGGCCACGAGGACGTCTTCGAGATCGGTCGCATCAACGTCCCTCGCGAGCAGATGTACAATATCCAGTACCAGAAACCCGAGACCCTGGTTCCGCGGTTCCGTCGCGTCGGTGTGCCGGGGCGACTGAACGCGAAGGGAGAGGAACTCACGCCACTCGACGAAGAGGCCGTCGCGGACGCCTCGCGAACGCTCGTCGACGAGCACGACGTCGAGTCGATCGCCGTCGCGTTCTTACACTCCTACGAGAACCCGGCCCACGAGAAGCGCGCCGCGGAGATCATCCGCGAGACGGTTCCCGAGGTCTCGATATCCGTCTCGAGCGACATCTCGGGTGAACTCCGGGAGTACGAGCGGACGGCGACGACGGTGATGGACGCCTACATCAAGCCCATCTTCGACTCGTACGTCGACCGACTCAGCGACGGACTCGCCGCGGACGGATTCGACGGCGAGTTCTTCATCGCACGGTCCGGTGGCGGTGCGTTCTCGGCGGAGAACGCGAAGACCGCGCCGATCAACACGATCCTCTCCGGACCGGCCGGCGGACTCATCGGCGCCTCCTACGTCAGTAACGTGACCTCCTACGACGACCTCATCGCCGTCGACATGGGCGGGACGAGCCTCGACACGTGCGTCGTCCAGGACGGCGTCCCGTCGGTGTCCTACGAGTCGTCGATCAACGAGATGCCCGTGCAGATTCCGGTGTACGACATCGCCACCATCGGTTCCGGTGGCGGGTCGATCGCCTGGAACGACAACGGCCTCCTGCGAGTGGGTCCGAAGTCGGCGGGCGCGGACCCGGGCCCGATCTGTTACGGAGAAGGCGGGACCGAGCCGACCGTCACCGACGCCGCGGTGGCACTCGGGTATCTCTCTCCCGAACTGTTCCTCGGCGGCGAGATGGAACTCGCCGTCGACGAGGCGAAAGCGGGCATCGAGGAGACGCTCGGAGCGCCCCTCGGGATGTCCGTCGAGGAAGCCAGTACCGGCATCTTCGAGGTGATGTTCTCCAACACGATCGGGGCCATCCGATCTTCCACCGTCGAGAAGGGCCTCGATCCGCGTGACTTCTCGCTCTTCGCGTACGGGGGCGCCGGTCCGATGGTCATCCCGTCGGTCGCCCGCGAGATGAACGCGGAGCGAACGATCGTCCCGCAGGCCCCGTCGGTGTTCTCCGCCTGGGGAATGCTGATGACCGACGTCGTGTACAACTTCTCTCAAACGTACATGTCCGCCCTCGCGGACGCCTCCTACGACGACGTCCAGGGGGAGTTCGAAGCGCTGGAGGCGGAGGGAGCGGACCGACTGCACTCCGAGGGATTCGACGACGCACAGTCGTCGTTCGAACGGACGGCGGAGATGCGATACCTCGGGCAGGAACACTCGGTGGAGGTCGACGCGGACGACATTGCGGACCTCGACGCGCTCGCCGACCGGTTCCAGGCAGAGCACGAGTCCCGGTACGGCCACCGCATGGAGGACCCGCCGGAGCTCGTCCACCTGCGGGTTAGAGCGGCCGGCGAGACGGAGAAACCGGCGATCGAAGGGGAGTCGAGCGGCGACGAGTCCGCCCACGTCGGAACGCAGGAGGCGTACTGTTTCGCCCGCGAGGAGCGCTGCGAGTTCGACCTCGTCGACAGACACGCGCTCTCGACGGGGGACACCGTCCAGGGGCCGGCGATCATCAAGGAGCCGACCTCGACGGTCGTCTTCCACTCCGACCAGCGGGCCGAGATCGACGCGTTCGGACAGATCATCATCACGCAAGAGGACGAACAATGA
- a CDS encoding hydantoinase B/oxoprolinase family protein codes for MTDSNTTATDIDPATIEVVRNYFSSAGEEMHNTLVRTAYNTIIYEILDFGITLYDKDLTLIADSPGLSMFLGSNDFGIEKGVERIGEENLEPGDIVFLNYPYWSSGHVFDVLLFAPYFRDGEIIGYGAIRAHWLDLGAKDDAYILDSTDVHQEGLLMPGVKIYKGGEPDEELHDILRYNSRLPNKVIGDLNAQVAALRVGERRMVEVHEKYGTDTVEACIDRILDHGEATVREKLRELPDGTWYAEDYVDDDGITDELVKIGLEVTIDGDEFTVDFTPSADAAEGPINVPLGVTQTVAKLVLKILTTPEEPPNGGHYRPSNVVAPEGNLFHATYPAPTFTLWPAIHSIDVVFKALSQAIPEQVAASSGADLISLMIYGEHPETGQRFVEATDEGVGWGAFTGHDGEHALMHISESRVKNIPTEVFEHKVPMLVESYGLRQDSGGVGEYRGGIGAEREYRFTAPVGALTVCKNAKTERWGVGEGEAGAKHDMVWFPDSEKELHAGTHRDEFEADEKIHIKAGGGGGYGDPYDRDPEAVRMDVKNGYVSREAAREEYGVAVTEDGELDVDETESLRS; via the coding sequence ATGACCGACTCGAACACCACGGCGACGGATATCGATCCGGCGACGATCGAGGTCGTCAGGAATTACTTCAGTTCCGCCGGGGAGGAGATGCACAACACCCTGGTCCGCACCGCGTACAACACGATCATCTACGAGATCCTGGACTTCGGGATCACCCTGTACGACAAGGACCTGACGTTGATCGCGGACTCGCCGGGGCTGTCGATGTTCCTCGGTTCGAACGACTTCGGGATCGAGAAGGGCGTCGAGCGGATCGGCGAGGAGAACCTAGAACCCGGCGACATCGTCTTCCTCAACTACCCGTACTGGAGCTCGGGCCACGTCTTCGACGTGTTGCTCTTCGCGCCGTACTTCCGGGACGGAGAGATCATCGGGTACGGCGCGATCCGCGCCCACTGGCTCGACCTCGGCGCGAAGGACGACGCCTACATTCTGGACTCGACGGACGTCCATCAGGAAGGGCTGTTGATGCCGGGCGTGAAGATCTACAAGGGTGGCGAACCCGACGAGGAACTCCACGACATCCTGCGGTACAACTCGCGGCTCCCGAACAAGGTCATCGGCGACCTGAACGCGCAGGTCGCCGCGCTCCGCGTCGGCGAACGGCGGATGGTCGAAGTCCACGAGAAGTACGGGACCGACACCGTCGAGGCGTGTATCGACCGGATCTTAGATCACGGCGAAGCGACCGTTCGCGAGAAACTCCGGGAACTGCCGGACGGAACGTGGTACGCGGAGGATTACGTCGACGACGACGGCATCACCGACGAACTCGTGAAGATCGGCCTGGAGGTGACGATCGACGGGGACGAGTTCACCGTCGACTTCACCCCGTCTGCGGACGCGGCCGAGGGTCCGATCAACGTCCCGCTGGGCGTGACCCAGACCGTCGCGAAACTGGTGTTGAAGATCCTGACGACGCCGGAGGAGCCGCCGAACGGCGGCCACTACCGGCCGTCGAACGTCGTCGCACCGGAGGGCAACCTCTTCCACGCGACGTATCCCGCCCCGACGTTCACTCTGTGGCCGGCCATCCACAGCATCGACGTCGTCTTCAAAGCGCTGTCACAGGCCATCCCGGAACAGGTCGCGGCCAGTTCGGGCGCCGACCTCATCTCGCTCATGATCTACGGGGAGCACCCGGAGACCGGCCAGCGGTTCGTCGAGGCCACCGACGAGGGCGTCGGGTGGGGCGCGTTCACCGGACACGACGGCGAACACGCGCTCATGCACATCAGCGAATCGCGCGTGAAGAACATCCCGACCGAGGTCTTCGAACACAAGGTTCCGATGCTCGTAGAGAGCTACGGATTGCGCCAGGACTCGGGCGGTGTCGGCGAGTACCGCGGCGGTATCGGCGCCGAACGCGAGTACCGGTTTACGGCTCCGGTCGGCGCGCTGACGGTCTGTAAGAACGCCAAGACCGAACGCTGGGGCGTCGGCGAGGGCGAAGCCGGTGCGAAACACGACATGGTCTGGTTCCCTGACTCGGAGAAGGAACTCCACGCCGGGACGCACCGCGACGAATTCGAAGCGGACGAGAAGATCCACATCAAAGCCGGGGGCGGTGGCGGGTACGGTGATCCGTACGACCGCGACCCCGAGGCGGTCCGAATGGACGTAAAGAACGGGTACGTCTCGCGAGAGGCCGCCCGCGAGGAGTACGGCGTCGCGGTCACTGAAGACGGCGAACTCGACGTCGACGAAACCGAGTCGCTCCGGTCGTAA
- a CDS encoding proline racemase family protein — METSHAFSTVETHTAGEPTRIITDGITFSSGDKTTADYRREFEAEFDWIRRLLVKEPRGHDDMFGAVPVPTATPEADIGLFFLTNDGYLDMCGHGTIGAVTAFVELGRLPVQETITVETPAGLIETRPQVDDGSVTSVAFQNVDAFVHDSFEVTLSTGSTVDVDVVYGGNYLALVDASALECSLSRSNTQRLIELGSEIRDLVNERTRIRHPTTDEPATVDLTEFYAHEDGVDRNVTVFANGSIDRSPCGTGTSAKMALLYERGDLAVGEPYRHRSIIDTEFEGSIATARTVDDRDVVAPEIRGSAYIIARNQFYLNPDDPIVGFSLADA, encoded by the coding sequence ATGGAGACGAGCCACGCGTTCAGCACCGTCGAAACGCACACGGCCGGGGAACCGACCCGGATAATCACCGACGGGATCACCTTCTCGTCGGGAGACAAGACGACGGCCGACTACCGTCGGGAGTTCGAAGCGGAGTTCGACTGGATCCGCCGGTTGCTCGTCAAGGAACCGCGTGGCCACGACGATATGTTCGGCGCGGTGCCCGTCCCGACGGCGACCCCCGAGGCCGATATCGGTCTGTTCTTCCTCACGAACGACGGCTACCTGGATATGTGCGGCCACGGGACGATCGGCGCCGTCACTGCTTTCGTCGAACTGGGCCGGTTGCCGGTCCAGGAGACGATCACCGTCGAGACGCCGGCCGGGCTCATCGAGACGCGCCCGCAGGTGGACGACGGATCCGTCACGAGCGTCGCGTTCCAGAACGTCGACGCGTTCGTTCACGACTCGTTCGAGGTGACGCTCAGCACGGGGTCGACCGTCGACGTCGACGTCGTCTACGGCGGCAACTACCTGGCGCTCGTCGACGCGTCGGCGCTCGAGTGTTCCCTCTCCCGATCGAACACCCAGCGGTTGATCGAACTCGGCAGTGAGATCCGCGACCTGGTCAACGAGCGCACGAGAATCCGCCACCCGACGACGGACGAGCCGGCGACGGTCGACCTCACGGAGTTCTACGCCCACGAGGACGGAGTGGACCGAAACGTCACCGTGTTCGCGAACGGCTCCATCGACAGGTCCCCCTGTGGGACTGGGACGTCAGCGAAGATGGCGCTGCTGTACGAGCGCGGAGACCTGGCCGTCGGCGAACCGTACCGGCACCGAAGCATCATCGACACCGAATTCGAGGGATCTATCGCGACGGCGCGCACCGTCGACGACCGGGACGTCGTCGCGCCGGAGATTCGCGGGTCGGCGTACATCATCGCTCGGAACCAGTTCTACCTCAACCCCGACGACCCGATCGTAGGATTCAGTCTCGCCGACGCCTAA
- a CDS encoding ABC transporter substrate-binding protein: MGVSKSQSESRREFLTYAGVGGGTLLLAGCTGNQTNGDDNGGGGDSQTFTYTTTITPSTIDPHRVSDELESIFAHNVYDPLLYYTPDTPPETKPWLAEDWEVSDDNQTYTFYLRDDATFHNGDDVTAEDVAFSVERLMTMNQGFSFMFSGVLEPDAVTAVDDKTAEITLTSQYAPFISALPFLFIANANQIRDNASADGEYGDMGDYGTEWLESNTAGSGPYEMTGRTRQSSIDHRMHDDWWGEFADGDAYEEFVIDMTPEVSTAAGKIREGEAQLSDQYLPLDTFRELDQRDDVRVSVETTFTPMYLFMHNQKAPFDDINVRKAMAHAFDYEQLIDGIMNGDSEQMQGPLPSAMWGHNDDLDVYSKDLDRAKELLDQSQYSGSDLDFTYTYVTGLSIRENMGLMLQSDLNEIGVDVEITAEPWSRITSMHQNIDESPQMTSTVLSFSYADPDNFLYPAWHSSSHGSWQSGSWYSNDRVDELLDEARQTVMQEDRVPLYEEAQQLINEDMPAVFTMNQATRYAVRESVQGFSDNGLVGYLQTPHRFTHES; the protein is encoded by the coding sequence ATGGGTGTGTCCAAATCACAGAGTGAATCCCGCAGAGAGTTCCTCACGTACGCCGGTGTTGGCGGTGGAACGCTCCTGCTCGCTGGGTGTACCGGTAACCAGACGAACGGCGACGACAACGGCGGTGGCGGCGACTCGCAGACGTTTACGTACACGACGACGATCACACCGAGCACGATCGACCCCCACAGGGTGTCGGACGAACTCGAGTCGATCTTCGCCCACAACGTCTACGATCCGCTGCTGTACTACACGCCGGATACCCCGCCGGAGACGAAGCCGTGGCTGGCCGAAGACTGGGAGGTCAGCGACGACAACCAGACGTACACGTTCTACCTCCGCGACGACGCGACGTTCCACAACGGTGACGACGTGACCGCTGAGGACGTCGCCTTCTCCGTCGAACGCCTCATGACGATGAACCAGGGCTTCTCGTTCATGTTCTCGGGCGTGCTGGAACCCGACGCCGTCACGGCGGTCGACGACAAGACCGCCGAGATCACCCTCACGTCGCAGTACGCGCCGTTCATCTCGGCGCTCCCGTTCCTGTTCATCGCGAACGCGAACCAGATCCGGGACAACGCATCGGCCGACGGCGAGTACGGCGACATGGGCGACTACGGCACGGAGTGGCTCGAGAGCAATACCGCCGGGTCGGGGCCCTACGAGATGACCGGGCGGACCCGTCAGTCGTCGATCGACCACCGCATGCACGACGACTGGTGGGGCGAGTTCGCCGACGGCGACGCGTACGAGGAGTTCGTCATCGACATGACGCCCGAGGTGTCGACCGCGGCAGGGAAGATCCGTGAGGGCGAGGCGCAGCTCTCGGATCAGTACCTCCCGCTCGATACCTTCCGGGAACTCGATCAGCGCGACGACGTCCGCGTGAGCGTCGAGACGACGTTCACGCCGATGTACCTCTTCATGCACAACCAGAAGGCGCCGTTCGACGACATCAACGTCCGGAAGGCGATGGCTCACGCCTTCGACTACGAACAGTTGATCGACGGCATCATGAACGGGGACTCGGAGCAGATGCAGGGGCCGCTCCCGAGCGCCATGTGGGGCCACAACGACGATCTCGACGTGTACAGCAAGGATCTCGACCGCGCGAAGGAACTGCTCGATCAGTCCCAGTACAGCGGGAGCGATCTCGACTTCACCTACACGTACGTCACCGGCCTCTCCATCAGGGAGAACATGGGGCTCATGCTTCAGAGCGACCTGAACGAGATCGGCGTCGACGTAGAGATCACGGCCGAACCGTGGTCGCGCATCACCTCGATGCACCAGAACATCGACGAGTCGCCCCAGATGACGTCGACGGTGCTGAGCTTCAGCTACGCGGACCCGGACAACTTCCTCTACCCCGCGTGGCACAGTAGCTCCCACGGGAGCTGGCAGAGCGGCTCCTGGTACAGCAACGATCGCGTCGACGAACTGTTAGACGAGGCGCGCCAGACGGTCATGCAGGAAGACCGCGTTCCACTCTACGAGGAGGCCCAGCAACTCATCAACGAGGACATGCCTGCGGTCTTTACGATGAACCAGGCGACGCGGTACGCCGTCCGGGAGAGCGTGCAGGGATTCAGCGACAACGGACTGGTCGGCTACCTGCAGACGCCCCACCGGTTCACTCACGAGTCCTGA
- a CDS encoding ABC transporter permease produces the protein MSYRGYLIRRALSIIPVFFGVTMLIFALARVIPGAPARQALGPRASDEAVQQLRDQLGLNEPIWQQYINYMSGLLRGDLGQSLTTSQNVTSDLIEFFPATFELTTTAMLLAILFGVPLGVYAGQNKDQLGDNASRGFAFMAVSLPRFWAGILLQLFFAFQLGLLPSTGRIGSGFALPETVTGLLLVDSLLALNFTAFFSAAQHLALPAITLALAPMADIARLTRSSFIEEFNTDYVEGLQTHGVPGKLIAYKYVLKKSFASTLTIIGLDYGALLGSAFLVEIVFSWPGMARYGVNAILNTDINAIVGVTLVISLGFLLANFVVDVLYGYFDPRVRLRGESG, from the coding sequence ATGAGCTACAGAGGATACCTGATCAGACGGGCACTCTCCATCATCCCGGTGTTCTTCGGAGTGACGATGCTGATCTTCGCGCTCGCCCGCGTCATCCCCGGCGCCCCCGCGCGCCAGGCGCTCGGACCGCGAGCGAGCGACGAAGCCGTCCAGCAGCTTCGGGACCAGCTGGGGTTGAACGAACCGATATGGCAACAGTACATCAACTACATGAGCGGCCTGTTGCGGGGGGATCTCGGTCAGTCGCTGACGACGAGTCAGAACGTCACGAGCGACCTGATCGAGTTCTTCCCCGCGACGTTCGAACTGACGACCACCGCGATGCTCCTGGCGATCCTCTTCGGCGTCCCGCTTGGCGTCTACGCCGGCCAGAACAAAGACCAGCTCGGGGACAACGCCAGCCGCGGGTTCGCGTTCATGGCCGTCTCGCTACCCCGGTTCTGGGCGGGGATTCTCCTCCAGTTGTTCTTTGCGTTCCAGCTCGGATTGCTCCCGTCGACCGGTCGGATCGGGAGCGGCTTTGCACTCCCCGAGACAGTGACGGGACTCTTGCTGGTCGACAGCCTCCTCGCGTTGAACTTCACGGCCTTCTTCAGCGCCGCACAGCACCTCGCGCTCCCGGCGATCACACTCGCACTCGCGCCGATGGCCGACATCGCGAGGCTCACGCGCTCAAGCTTCATCGAGGAGTTCAACACGGATTACGTCGAGGGCCTGCAGACCCACGGCGTGCCGGGTAAGCTCATCGCCTACAAGTACGTCCTCAAGAAGTCCTTCGCCTCGACGCTGACGATCATCGGGCTTGACTACGGGGCGTTGCTGGGATCGGCGTTCCTCGTCGAGATCGTCTTCTCCTGGCCAGGGATGGCCCGATACGGCGTCAACGCCATCCTCAACACCGACATCAACGCCATCGTCGGCGTCACGCTGGTGATCAGCCTCGGGTTCCTCCTCGCGAACTTCGTCGTCGACGTCCTGTACGGCTACTTCGACCCGCGGGTTCGGCTCAGAGGTGAGAGCGGATGA
- a CDS encoding ABC transporter permease, translating to MSDTSSTREESLRESLDRRLDRLDRIVYRFRQNPASVLGLGIILFLVLVALFAPVIAPYPQDAGYGGDPAVHFDQQLEPPSAEHVFGTDNSGRDIFSRVVFGTRLSLRIGAAVLGFAIGVGVPVGLIAGYMGGPVSVGLMRLADVFLAVPPLVIALTVSVALEPSLQNVMIALAVVWWPWYARLVYGEVISVKEEAFVEASRGIGASTPRIVLREILPNVLAPITVKFSLDMGYAIIIGAGLGFLGLGAQPPTPEWGTMISQGRAFLPGSWWYSTFPGLAIFLAVLGFNFLGDGLRDMFDTEVN from the coding sequence ATGAGCGACACCTCTTCGACTCGCGAGGAGTCGCTGCGCGAGTCGCTCGACCGACGCCTCGACCGGCTGGACCGCATCGTCTACCGGTTCCGCCAGAACCCCGCGTCCGTTCTGGGACTCGGCATCATCCTGTTTCTGGTGCTGGTCGCGCTCTTCGCGCCGGTCATCGCGCCGTACCCACAGGACGCCGGGTACGGGGGCGATCCCGCGGTCCACTTCGACCAGCAGTTAGAACCGCCGTCCGCAGAGCACGTCTTTGGCACCGACAACTCGGGCCGAGACATCTTCTCGCGGGTCGTCTTCGGGACCCGCCTGTCGCTCCGCATCGGCGCCGCGGTCCTCGGCTTCGCGATCGGCGTCGGCGTTCCGGTCGGTCTCATCGCGGGCTACATGGGCGGGCCGGTGAGCGTCGGACTCATGCGGCTGGCCGACGTGTTCCTCGCCGTTCCGCCGCTGGTGATCGCGCTGACGGTCAGCGTGGCCTTAGAACCCAGCCTCCAGAACGTGATGATCGCGCTGGCGGTGGTGTGGTGGCCGTGGTACGCCAGACTCGTCTACGGGGAGGTGATATCGGTCAAAGAGGAGGCGTTCGTGGAGGCGAGCCGCGGCATCGGCGCCAGTACGCCGCGGATCGTCCTCCGCGAGATCCTCCCGAACGTTCTCGCGCCGATCACGGTGAAGTTCAGCCTCGACATGGGCTACGCGATCATCATCGGTGCCGGGCTCGGCTTCCTCGGACTCGGGGCCCAGCCGCCCACGCCGGAGTGGGGGACAATGATCAGCCAGGGTCGCGCCTTCCTCCCCGGGAGCTGGTGGTACTCGACGTTCCCGGGACTGGCCATCTTCCTGGCCGTCCTCGGGTTTAACTTCCTCGGAGACGGACTGCGCGACATGTTCGACACGGAGGTGAACTGA